The Leishmania mexicana MHOM/GT/2001/U1103 complete genome, chromosome 4 genome includes a window with the following:
- a CDS encoding tyrosine phospatase-like protein, which translates to MWARRGHSTHDAAAALFDEMSHAARAGGGASALPTSSPITGPRSHGQHLRGSRCGGTAADASSSQPPCSAGLSPAATTTPPVTPPSGGHTSPPLTLPTPLSTPAAASPYFYVHRLGSRRSAVGQYHVNGHSRGGSDPAAATHACGVPTSSPTYLPPPSRSSLFPGLVSAATTGAPMDAESGAGRNSPGSLSTSSQSFTASTGLGGGAGSGAVGGSHLTTSPTARATPAAATTPVATPVYVWHSSSSMAGAAPWLRLHRPASAAAACVGGRRGSAAPVTGTNGGAGGVGTPQNPGSSGVSMLASPPHPIYSLTLLEHAHLGTVLVATDEDTAQLSSTCSLSGRDTGGGVPAMTRGLSQPHQPQVPHADPLPGSAASGPLSAALPLTLVPPFRFARVESGVYRGAYPVLRNFPYIRRLRLRTIVSLIPEPPTYDIKCFAEAEHIQLHHIHAERAKGEVQLLPSELSEALQLIMNKDMHPLYIHCLDGRHVTGLVIMALRKLLQWDAKVANAEFQRFTREVQDEAAFIADYTGPLLVPPHLPAWLWGGSIYDAATGQQKRLPTTMRLRLSIAVSGGAGSAAATAGGAGAAPGAGLGRVSASAIGAASSVTGAGLVNGPLSAASAAVSHKQKGAMRGPGGDLRPQAAAPWMCVPQAETVAADGQHYIDVDRLPVALPLRGILPGAAAPQWISSAEPSPTASTGTLNVQLHLTRSSAHSSRSPSEKSNMAGLPAAVSAAAAAASSTGGVGGGSRWQSATSWDALQQHQRRLASSLIHSDTAPSKGPGASGLLDGRVSALLWTSGLIAPSATGGGSSGIPGSGRVSGGSAGGSGGGGGAAGGSASGGGAAVVGVNGPPTASLPPSTRTAKRSYSR; encoded by the coding sequence ATGTGGGCGCGCCGAGGGCACAGCAcacacgacgccgccgccgctctcttcGACGAGATGAGTCATGCGGCGCGGGCGGGTGGCGGAGCCAGTGCCTTGCCAACGTCCTCGCCGATAACGGGACCGCGGTCGCATGGGCAGCACTTGCGCGGCAGTCGCTGCGGGGGCACCGCCGCGGATGCCTCGTCATCGCAACCCCCCTGCAGCGCAGGCCTGTCGCCTGCGGCAACGACAACCCCGCCAGTCACGCCGCCCAGCGGCGGCCACACGTCGCCGCCACTAACGCTGCCAACCCCCCTTTCGACGCCGGCCGCGGCGTCCCCGTACTTCTATGTACATCGCCTCGGCTCTCGGCGGTCAGCTGTGGGCCAGTACCACGTGAATGgccacagccgcggcggGAGTGatccggcagcggcgacacacGCATGTGGCGTGCCGACGTCATCCCCGACGTacttgccgccgccgtcgcgcagcagcttgTTTCCAGGCCTTGTGAGCGCCGCTACCACCGGTGCCCCGATGGACGCCGAAAGTGGCGCCGGCCGCAACAGTCCGGGCTCCCTGTCGACGTCGTCGCAGTCTTTCACTGCCTCCACTGgactcggcggcggcgctggaagCGGTGCAGTGGGGGGATCTCATCTAACAACGTCACCGACCGCGCGTGCcacgcctgccgctgctactACGCCAGTAGCGACGCCCGTGTATGTGTGGCACAGCTCGAGCTCGATGGCCGGGGCGGCGCCATGGCTGCGCTTGCATCGgcccgccagcgccgcggcagcctgCGTAGGGGGGCGACGGGGATCGGCGGCACCAGTGACCGGGACCAACGGAGGGGCTGGCGGCGTGGGGACACCACAGAAtccaggcagcagcggtgtcaGCATgctggcgtcgccgccgcatcccATTTATTCGCTGACGCTACTtgagcacgcgcacctcgGCACCGTCTTGGTGGCGACCGACGAAGACACCGCCCAGCTGAGCTCCACTTGCAGTCTGAGCGGGAGGGAcactggtggtggtgtgccaGCCATGACAAGAGGCCTCTCGCAGCCGCATCAACCGCAAGTGCCTCACGCCGATCCTCTccccggcagcgctgcttcgggCCCGCTGTCTGCGGCCCTACCCCTGACCCTCGTCCCGCCGTTCCGCTTCGCACGCGTGGAGTCTGGTGTGTACCGCGGCGCCTACCCCGTCCTGCGGAACTTTCCATACattcggcggctgcggctgcgcacgaTTGTGTCGCTCATCCCGGAGCCTCCGACGTACGATATCAAGTGCTTCGCGGAGGCAGAGCACATCCAGCTGCACCACATCCACGCCGAACGCGCCAAGGGCGAGGTGCAGCTGTTGCCGTCGGAGCtgagcgaggcgctgcagctcatcaTGAACAAAGATATGCACCCCCTGTACATCCACTGCCTCGACGGCCGCCACGTCACCGGTCTCGTCATcatggcgctgcgcaagctgctgcagtgggaTGCAAAGGTCGCCAACGCCGAGTTTCAGCGCTTCACCCGCGAGGTACAAGATGAGGCGGCGTTCATCGCGGACTACACCGGGCCTCTCCTAGTGCCACCGCACTTGCCGGCGTGGCTCTGGGGCGGGTCCATCTATGACGCCGCCACGGGTCAGCAAAAACGTCTGCCGACAACCATGCGTCTGCGCTTGTCCATCGCGGTGTCCGGTGgagccggcagcgccgcagccacagcggGCGGTGCGGGCGCAGCACCTGGAGCCGGGCTCGGTCGCGTTTCTGCGTCCGCGATTGGTGCCGCATCATCGGTCACCGGTGCTGGCCTCGTGAATGGCCCGCTGAGCGCCGCGAGCGCTGCCGTGAGCCACAAACAGAAGGGGGCGATGCGCGGCCCTGGTGGCGATCTCCGCCCCCAGGCCGCCGCACCGTGGATGTGCGTGCCGCAGGCCGAGACGGTGGCCGCAGACGGGCAGCACTACATCGATGTTGACCGCCTTCCTGTCGCACTGCCGCTACGCGGCATTCTACcgggcgccgcggcgccgcagtggATTTCATCGGCGGAGCCGTCACCCACCGCGAGCACCGGCACACTGAATGTGCAGCTCCATCTCACCCGGAGCAGCGCGCActcctcccgctcccccAGTGAGAAGAGCAACATGGCCGGGCTCCCGGCAGCGgtctcggcagcggcggcggcggcaagctCGACCGGCGGTGTTGGAGGCGGTAGCCGCTGGCAGAGCGCAACATCTTgggacgcgctgcagcagcatcagcggcggTTGGCCTCCTCCCTTATCCACAGCGACACCGCTCCCAGCAAGGGTCCTGGCGCCAGTGGGCTGCTGGATGGTCGTGTGAGCGCGCTCCTCTGGACGTCGGGGCTGATAGCGCCGTCAGCaactggcggcggcagcagcggtatCCCTGGGAGTGGCCGCGTGAGTGGTGGCTCAgccggtggcagtggtggaggcggtggcgctgccggtggaAGCGCGAGCgggggcggtgcggcggtggttGGGGTCAATGGGCCACCGactgcctcgctgccgccctccaCGCGGACGGCGAAGCGCAGCTACTCTCGCTGA
- a CDS encoding putative serine peptidase, Clan S-, family S54 produces MRCAMSSSSSSTSTSSSGLLTVRASAAAMHALHSGSLSVSSTLPTSLTALRTMRGAATIVVPVRASFFAGAAVSPMATACSSLFAAQRCYGVARATRVARSPKKSSEGSGQLQGVNNLERYKGEEEEEQKDGGGNEQENPFNMNSGPGYLPFPPPFHTINIVMILFLANVMCYLIMNLGSDDWRDFVVEHCTLSHENWARIYPLFTNAFYQENILQLLIDCWLLWQFGDTMLGFLGNTRMTFFALLCTLGGSVIHVARQKFELYYGMDELEVRGRCYGPNPFIMGLVAIEGLIFRHLNFIQQPPIPFLVLTAFVMVIDVWRIFTTKPEEHGAATGGALMAYLFWALPTRMLGLDKLTATL; encoded by the coding sequence ATGCGCTGCgccatgagcagcagcagcagcagcaccagcactagcagcagcggcctgCTCACGGTgcgcgcctccgcagccgccatGCACGCCCTCCATTCGGGATCGCTGTCTGTGTCGTCGACGCTTCCGACAAGCCTGACCGCCCTTCGCACGAtgcgcggcgccgctaccATTGTAGTCCCGGTGCGCGCCTCGTTCTTCGCCGGAGCCGCGGTCTCGCCGATGGCGACAGCGTGCTCGTCGCTCttcgctgcgcagcgctgctACGGCGTCGCCAGAGCCACCCGCGTTGCGCGCTCCCCaaagaagagcagcgaaGGCAGCGGTCAGCTGCAGGGCGTCAACAACCTCGAGCGGTacaagggagaggaagaggaggagcagaaggATGGCGGTGGCAACGAGCAGGAGAACCCGTTCAACATGAACTCCGGCCCGGGCTACCTGCCCTTTCCCCCACCATTTCATACCATCAACATCGTCATgatcctcttcctcgccaaCGTGATGTGCTACCTGATCATGAAcctcggcagcgacgactgGCGCGACTTCGTGGTCGAGCACTGCACTCTCTCACACGAGAACTGGGCACGCATCTACCCCCTCTTCACGAACGCCTTCTATCAAGAGAACATCCTCCAACTGCTCATTGACTGCTGGCTGCTCTGGCAATTTGGCGACACGATGCTGGGCTTCCTCGGCAACACGCGCATGACCTTCTTCGCGCTGCTCTGCacgctcggcggcagcgtcatccATGTGGCGCGGCAGAAATTTGAGCTGTACTATGGCATGGACGAGCTGGAGGTGCGTGGGCGCTGCTACGGGCCGAACCCGTTCATCATGGGTCTCGTGGCGATCGAGGGGCTCATTTTCCGTCACCTGAACTTCATTCAGCAGCCGCCGATCCCCTTCCTCGTGCTGACGGCGTTCGTTATGGTGATCGACGTCTGGCGCATCTTCACAACGAAGCCGGAGGAGCACGGCGcggccaccggcggcgcccTCATGGCGTACCTCTTCTGGGCCCTGCCGACCCGCATGCTGGGTCTCGACAAGCTCACGGCCACGCTTTAA